The following coding sequences are from one Nicotiana tomentosiformis chromosome 3, ASM39032v3, whole genome shotgun sequence window:
- the LOC138907471 gene encoding uncharacterized protein yields the protein MSVRDYSHKFISLARYAPDIVRTMRARVHHYVDGLGNHLIRDCRVASLSNDVDISRIQAFAQTTEDLSRRIRDTRRDREQSKRARTMGSYRVPRVDFRPPLHRYPPRSAGSFPPQMQGQRFDRYIQSGPGQSSGQPEGRRQEHSTQMRQLTPPCTQCGKLHTGKCRQGSSACFHCGQTGHYISRCPGLGRGTPAQPSGFTAASSPSVRAPRPGPQSTQGRGRGRGGGDTSGFSGGQNRFYALTCPQDSEASLDVVAGILTIYSHAIYALMDPGSTFSYITPFIAGKLDMRSELLPQPVEVSPVGSYIVANHVYRDCTVLINDLPTSIDLVELVMLDFDVIMGMDWLAACYANIDCRAKLVRFHFPGEPVLEWKGNAATPKGKFISFLRARKFIAKGCIYYLVHVRDIDKEPVTLQSVPIVNEFPTPISIPPYRMDLAELRELKEQLKDLLDKGFIRSTFLGHVITDDGIKVDGQKIEAVMTWRRPLNPTEHGKVIAYASRQLQKHEQNYPTHDIELAAVVFALKIWRHYLYGVHIDVFTDHQSLPYLFKQRELNLRQRRWLELLKDYDVADSLSRKSMGSLSHVEADKVKMTKYLCQLASLQNTAKSSFVTEVKERQHEDPELIKLRESIPQQRQPLFERTGDGVLRYQGRLCVPSVGELRAKILSEAHYSRYAVHPGATKMYRDLRQIYWWNGMKKDIAEMVAQCPNCQQVKAEHQRPGGLTQCIELPLWKWDMINMDFITGFPRTLRRYDSIWVIIDRLTKSAHFLLVRTTYSAEDYAKLYIREIVRLHGVPLSIISDRGAQFTTYFWKSFQKGLGTQVNLSTAFHSQTDGQVERTIQIVKDMLRACVLDFKGSWDDHLPLIEFAYNNSFQASIQMAPYEALYGRKCRSSIGWFEVGEIELLGPNFVQQAMEKMSRTRTIFSAGQQPEPPVDFDEEVPAQTVPVGPAQVPEGFIATIVLQDALVRLVGLTKSVAQAGAFLVAPAVSQAGGGAPTPTTHTLEQMVPQYQSPAALPVRVVQQVVAVHTGDRPAMSSEGLLRSDNFTKLFPVHFSGAPSED from the exons ATGAGTGTGAGGGATTATAGCCATAAGTTTATATCTTTGGCAAGGTATGCACCAGATATAGTACGTACAATGAGGGCTAGAGTTCATCATTATGTGGATGGTTTGGGGAATCATCTGATTAGAGACTGTAGGGTTGCATCCCTATCGAATGATGTAGATATTTCCCGCATACAGGCTTTCGCTCAGACTACAGAGGACCTTTCCCGTCGGATTCGTGATACTCGCAGGGATAGGGAGCAGAGTAAGAGGGCTCGTACTATGGGGTCTTATAGGGTGCCACGAGTTGATTTTAGGCCCCCACTCCATCGATATCCACCTCGGTCAGCAGGTAGTTTCCCACCACAGATGCAGGGCCAGCGGTTTGATCGTTATATTCAGTCAGGACCAGGGCAGAGCTCAGGCCAGCCTGAGGGCCGTCGACAGGAGCATTCTACACAGATGAGACAACTTACTCCTCCATGTACTCAGTGCGGTAAGCTGCACACCGGGAAATGTAGACAGGGTTCGAGTGCATGTTTTCATTGTGGGCAGACAGGACATTATATTAGCCGGTGCCCGGGGTTAGGCAGAGGTACACCAGCTCAGCCTTCAGGATTCACAGCAGCCTCTTCGCCCTCAGTCCGTGCTCCCCGGCCAGGTCCACAATCTACTCAGGGCCGTGGTAGGGGGAGAGGTGGAGGAGACACCTCAGGTTTTAGTGGTGGCCAGAACCGCTTTTATGCACTCACATGCCCACAGGATTCAGAGGCATCCCTAGATGTTGTCGCAGGTATATTGACAATATATTCTCATGCCATTTATGCATTGATGGATCCCGGCTCTACATTTTCatatattactccatttattgctGGTAAGCTTGACATGAGATCTGAGTTGTTGCCACAGCCAGTTGAGGTGTCTCCAGTTGGCAGCTATATTGTAGCTAATCATGTCTATCGAGATTGTACAGTGTTAATTAATGACCTTCCAACCTCTATTGATTTAGTTGAATTGGTTATGCTAGACTTCGATGTcattatgggtatggattggttggcagcTTGTTATGCTAATATTGATTGTCGTGCAAAGTTGGTCCGATTTCATTTTCCTGGTGAGCCTGTCCTTGAATGGAAAGGTAATGCAGCCACGCCCAAGGGTAAGTTTATTTCATTCCTTAGGGCTCGGAAGTTTATTGCTAAAGGTTGTATATACTATCTGGTTCATGTTAGGgatatagataaggagccagtgactcttcagtcggttcctattgtgaatgaattcccgacg cctatatccattcctccCTACAGAATGGATCTTGCAGAGCtaagggaattgaaggaacaactgaaggacttgctcgataaaggctttattaggtcaa CTTTTCTTGGTCATGTTATTACCGACGATGGCATCAAGGTTGATGGCCAAAAGATTGAAGCTGTGATGACTTGGCGGAGGCCCTTGAATCCGACAGAG catggtaaggttatcgcgTACGCCTCCAGACAGTTGCAAAAACATGAACAGAACTATCCTACGCACGATATTGAGTTAGCCGCAGTTGTATTTgccctaaagatttggcggcattatctatatggggttcacattgatgttttcaccgaccaccagagccttccgtatttatttaaacagagggagctgaacctacgacaaagaagatggctagaattactaaaggactatgatgttgCTGATTCCCTTAGCCGGAAGTCCATGGGCAGTCTAAGCCATGTTGAAGCTGATAAGGTCAAGATGACCAAATATCTATGCCAGCTAGCTAGTTTGCAG AATACGGCAAAATCTTCTTTTGTTACTGAAGTGAAAGAGCGACAACACGAGGATCCTGAGCTTATAAAACTGAGGGAAAGTATTCCACAGCAGCGACAACCTTTATTTGAGCGAACTggagatggagtccttagatacCAGGGCCGCTTATGTGTACCGTCAGTAGGAGAGCTTCGTGCCAAGATTCTTTCGGAGGCCCATTATTCTAGATATGCAGTTCATCCcggagcgacaaagatgtatcgggaccttcgacagatctattggtggaatggaatgaaaaaagatatcgcGGAGATGGTAGCCCAATGTCCCAACTGCCAGCAAGTTAAAGCCGAACATCAGAGGCCTGGAGGCCTAACTCAGTGTATTGAGCTTCCATTATGGAAATGGGACATGATAAATATGGACTTCATCACTGGTTTTCCTCGCACTCTACGGAGGTATGATTCtatttgggtaattattgataggcttacaaaatctgCTCATTTTCTGCTAGTCAGGACGACATATTCAGCCGAGGATTATGCCAAgctttacattcgagagattgttcgccttcacggagtgccattatctattatctctgatcgaggggctcaatttacaacatatttttggaaatcttttcagaagggtctaggcacgcaggtaaatcttagcaccgcTTTTCATTCGCAAACTGATGGACAGgtagagcgtactattcagatagttaaggatatgttacgtgcctgcgtgctagattttaaaggaagttgggatgatcatctacctcttattgagttcgcttataataacagcttccaagctagtattcagatggctccttacgaaGCACTATACGGGCGGAAGTGTAGGTCGTCGATCGGTTGGTTCGAGGTCGGGGAAATAGAGTTGCTAGGTCCTAACTTTGTCCAGCAAGCAATGGAAAAG ATGTCGAGAACACGTACAATATTTTCAGCTGGACAGCAGCCGGAGCCCCCA gtagattttgatgaggaggttccagctcagactgtacctgttggaccagctcaggtccccgaggggttcatcgccaccatagtgcttcaggacgctctagtccgcttGGTGGGCCTTACGAAGAGTGTGGCCCAGGCCGGTGCATTTCttgtggcaccagccgtctctcaggctgggggaggagcaccgactcccactactcacactcTGGAGCAGATGGTTCCCCAGTATCAGTCTCCAGCAGCCCTgccagttagggtagttcagcAAGTTGTTGCGGTACAtaccggtgataggcctgccatgtcttctgagggcttATTGAGATCAGACAACTTCACAAAGCttttcccagttcacttcagtggtgcaccttctgaggactgA